In Papaver somniferum cultivar HN1 chromosome 1, ASM357369v1, whole genome shotgun sequence, a genomic segment contains:
- the LOC113326451 gene encoding cytochrome c6, chloroplastic-like, protein MPLLSIMYTACCKNPSPIFVSSTKFQKGYDVKDHRTLQGHPSETRTVECKTKSSVKVHQAAKSFVISPLVAALVALSPLCHPPLSHGSEVIITKDSHRGADLFNKACIGCHYAGGNIIQPGATLFLKDLQRNGVDSEEEIYRITYYGNGRMPGFGEKCTPRGQCTFGARLQDEEIKVLANFVRQEAIQGWPKVENSAGD, encoded by the exons ATGCCGCTGTTATCAATCATGTATACTGCCTGCTGCAAGAATCCATCTCCAATATTCGTATCATCGACAAAG TTTCAAAAGGGCTACGACGTCAAGGATCACAGAACTCTACAAGGACATCCCTCGGAGACGCGAACTGTAGAATGCAAAACTAAATCATCAGTTAAAGTTCATCAAGCTGCCAAGAGTTTTGTCATTTCTCCATTAGTGGCTGCACTTGTAGCCTTATCTCCCCTCTGCCATCCCCCAT TATCACACGGGTCAGAGGTTATTATCACAAAGGACAGTCATAGAGGGGCAGACCTATTTAACAAGGCTTGTATTGGATGCCATTATGCAGGTGGAAACATAATTCAGCCT GGTGCGACACTCTTTCTAAAAGATCTAcagag GAATGGAGTCGATTCAGAAGAGGAAATATACCGCATCACATATTACGGAAACGGTAGAATGCCC GGCTTCGGAGAGAAATGCACGCCACGGGGACAATGCACATTTGGGGCACGGCTTCAAGATGAAGAGATTAAGGTACTAGCCAACTTTGTCAGGCAGGAAGCTATTCAAGGTTGGCCTAAAGTTGAAAATTCAGCTGGAGATTAA
- the LOC113280492 gene encoding uncharacterized protein LOC113280492 isoform X2: MGKSGSYELRGARHSGSTQSEESALDMERNYCYHPNLPSASPPPLQAFASAGQHSESNAAYFSWPNSSRLNGAAEDRANYFGNLQKGVLPETHDRLPTGKQATSLLELMTIRAFHSQILRRYSLGTAIGFRIRKGTLTDIPAILVFVARKVHRQWLNHIQCLPAALEGPGGVWCDVDVVEFSYFGAPAQTPKEQLYTELVDGLRGSDLCIGSGSQVASQETYGTLGAIVRSRTGNHQVGFLTNRHVAVDLDYPNQKMFHPLPPSLGPGVYLGAVERATSFITDDLWYGTFAGTNPETFVRADGAFIPFADDLEISNVTTIVKGVGEIGDVKIIDLQSPINSLIGKQVVKVGRSSGLTTGTITAYALEYNDEKGICFFTDFLVVGENQQTFDLEGDSGSLILLTAQKDEKPRPIGIIWGGTANRGRLKLKVGQPPENWTSGVDLGRLLDLLELDLITTSEGLQEAVQEQRTALAAIADSMAGESALAEGTLPKGKKKDLFEPLGFNIEQIPREDGTCLGVNLHNEFRIEDVVDTAPANIEEHQFISNFIDTSPMHKKETQDNTSESNSLSALRNGSDEDLCFALQLGDREPKRRRSNSSISIEEPK, translated from the exons ATGGGGAAGAGCGGATCTTATGAACTAAGGGGGGCGCGACACTCGGGTTCTACACAATCAGAGGAATCGGCTCTAGACATGGAACGGAATTATTGTTATCATCCAAACCTACCATCAGCAAGTCCACCACCACTTCAAGCCTTTGCATCAGCTGGTCAGCACTCTGAAAGCAATGCTGCCTACTTCTCATGGCCCAATTCCAGTCGATTGAATGGAGCTGCTGAAGATCGCGCAAACTATTTCGGGAATCTTCAGAAAGGGGTACTGCCTGAAACACATGATCGCTTACCAACGGGGAAGCAAGCAACCAGTTTGCTCGAGCTGATGACAATAAGGGCATTTCATAGCCAGATCTTGCGACGTTATAGTCTCGGCACCGCAATTGGGTTTCGGATCCGCAAGGGTACGTTGACAGATATACCtgctattcttgtttttgttgccCGGAAAGTTCATAGGCAGTGGCTCAACCACATCCAGTGTTTACCGGCTGCCCTTGAG GGGCCAGGAGGCGTATGGTGTGATGTAGACGTTGTTGAGTTCTCATACTTTGGTGCTCCTGCACAAACCCCCAAAGAACAATTGTACACTGAGCTTGTTGATGGCTTACGAGGAAGCGATCTCTGTATTGGTTCAGGTTCCCAG GTTGCAAGTCAAGAGACATATGGAACATTAGGTGCGATAGTAAGGAGCCGTACAGGCAACCATCAAGTTGGATTCTTGACAAATAGGCATGTAGCGGTTGATCTTGACTACCCAAATCAAAAGATGTTTCATCCATTGCCTCCCAGCCTTGGACCTGGGGTGTATCTGGGAGCAGTGGAGAGGGCTACATCTTTCATTACAGATGATCTTTGGTATGGCACCTTCGCTGGAACAAATCCAG AGACCTTTGTTCGAGCTGATGGGGCCTTCATTCCTTTTGCTGATGATTTAGAAATCTCTAATGTGACAACAATTGTGAAGGGCGTAGGCGAGATTGGGGATGTTAAAATTATAGACTTGCAATCTCCAATCAACAGCCTCATTGGGAAGCAAGTGGTGAAGGTTGGAAGAAGCTCCGGCTTGACTACTGGGACAATAACCGCCTATGCACTTGAGTACAATGACGAGAAGGGGATTTGCTTCTTCACTGATTTtcttgttgtgggtgagaaccaACAAACCTTCGATCTTGAAGGAGATAGTGGTAGTCTCATCCTTTTAACAGCCCAGAAAGATGAGAAGCCAAGGCCCATTGGAATCATATGGGGTGGAACAGCAAATCGTGGGCGGTTGAAGCTGAAAGTTGGCCAACCTCCTGAGAATTGGACAAGTGGAGTTGATCTTGGTCGTCTTCTTGATCTCCTTGAACTCGATCTGATAACAACCAGTGAAGGACTTCAAG AAGCAGTGCAAGAGCAAAGAACTGCATTAGCAGCAATTGCAGATTCCATGGCTGGAGAGTCTGCTCTTGCAGAAGGAACATTACCTAAGGGTAAAAAGAAAGATTTATTTGAGCCTTTGGGTTTCAATATTGAACAAATTCCCAGGGAAGATGGAACCTGTTTAGGGGTGAATTTGCATAATGAGTTCCGTATAGAAGATGTGGTCGACACTGCGCCAGCAAATATAGAAGAACACCAGTTCATTTCCAACTTCATTGATACGTCCCCTATGCACAAAAAAGAGACTCAAGACAACACCTCCGAATCGAATAGTCTGTCAGCACTGAGGAACGGCTCCGACGAAGACCTCTGTTTTGCATTGCAGTTGGGGGATCGTGAACCCAAGAGAAGGCGTTCAAATTCTTCAATCAGTATTGAAGAACCGAAATAA
- the LOC113280539 gene encoding two-component response regulator ARR14-like isoform X2, translating to MDEMNGFELLKTIGLEMDIPVIMMSTSGDYETVMKGIEHGACDYLVKPPSLKEIQNIWQHVVRLKKNKSTLSDPDTEKKGTERNLKRRNNNQTKSNEDEDSSHSSDELLPNQKKTRISWADPELHAKFVEAFYKLGDKAVPSKILAEMNVQGLTREKVASHLQKYRKIMEKQSKKPNSITTFNGMSGRLRNSTFPSLLNLQFQNGRNYLSSSQSYHRGTNQLSHYGVTPNPSNRSFVNPHPHFLPSTQPYTSQYSSTLGTINQNPQKIQVSDSTMHNLHNQTYASGLNAQTFSSSSKLFDPHMVSSSKFPDYNANIHSGTSNFQFGEASNVLANNNLFDDLTYYSMLDHASSSNLNTVFQSDYTFNMTHSTLSGYDDGMRNMVAPTIPSTNVMESQSVDQIPSLENPLAFLETDSDHLGSYSFADDDLSAAIRPYQQQ from the exons ATGGATGAAATGAACGGTTTTGAGCTATTGAAAACTATCGGTCTTGAAATGGACATACCAGTGATTA TGATGTCTACGAGTGGCGACTACGAAACGGTGATGAAAGGTATAGAGCATGGTGCATGTGATTATCTAGTGAAGCCACCGTCACTGAAAGAGATTCAAAATATATGGCAACATGTGGTTAGacttaagaaaaataaatctacttTGAGTGATCCCGATACTGAAAAAAAAGGAACCGAAAGAAATTTAAAGAGGAGAAACAATAATCAAACAAAaagtaatgaggatgaagatAGCAGCCATTCTTCCGATGAACTATTACCGAATCAGAAGAAAACAAGAATTTCTTGGGCAGACCCCGAGTTACATGCAAAGTTTGTTGAAGCGTTTTATAAGTTAGGAGATA AAGCTGTTCCGTCAAAAATTCTCGCAGAAATGAATGTCCAAGGACTCACTCGTGAGAAAGTTGCTAGTCATCTTCAG AAATATAGGAAGATAATGGAGAAACAGAGCAAAAAACCCAATAGCATCACCACATTCAATGGAATGAGTGGACGTCTACGGAATTCTACCTTTCCATCTCTTCTTAATCTCCAATTTCAAAATGGAAGGAATTACCTCTCTAGTTCTCAATCATATCATCGGGGAACAAATCAATTAAGTCATTATGGTGTCACTCCTAATCCCTCGAACCGTTCGTTTGTAAATCCACATCCACACTTTCTTCCTTCCACCCAACCATATACTTCCCAGTATTCCTCCACTCTTGGCACAATAAATCAAAACCCTCAAAAGATACAAGTTTCCGACTCAACAATGCACAATTTACATAACCAAACATATGCGAGTGGATTAAATGCTCAAACCTTTTCTTCAAGTTCTAAATTATTTGATCCTCATATGGTGAGTTCATCCAAGTTTCCAGATTACAATGCAAATATACATTCGGGAACAAGTAATTTTCAGTTTGGGGAAGCATCGAATGTGCTAGCTAATAACAACCTTTTTGATGATCTCACCTATTATTCCATGCTCGACCATGCAAGCTCTAGTAATTTGAACACAGTTTTTCAGAGTGATTATACATTTAACATGACTCACTCTACTCTTTCAG GCTATGATGATGGAATGAGGAATATGGTTGCTCCGACCATACCAAGTACCAATGTGATGGAATCTCAAAGTGTTGACCAGATACCTTCGCTGGAAAATCCTCTAGCCTTTCTTGAGACAGATAGTGATCACCTTGGTAGTTATAGCTTCGCAGATGATGATCTTAGTGCAGCAATTAGACCG TATCAACAGCAATAA
- the LOC113280492 gene encoding uncharacterized protein LOC113280492 isoform X1 has translation MGKSGSYELRGARHSGSTQSEESALDMERNYCYHPNLPSASPPPLQAFASAGQHSESNAAYFSWPNSSRLNGAAEDRANYFGNLQKGVLPETHDRLPTGKQATSLLELMTIRAFHSQILRRYSLGTAIGFRIRKGTLTDIPAILVFVARKVHRQWLNHIQCLPAALEGPGGVWCDVDVVEFSYFGAPAQTPKEQLYTELVDGLRGSDLCIGSGSQVASQETYGTLGAIVRSRTGNHQVGFLTNRHVAVDLDYPNQKMFHPLPPSLGPGVYLGAVERATSFITDDLWYGTFAGTNPETFVRADGAFIPFADDLEISNVTTIVKGVGEIGDVKIIDLQSPINSLIGKQVVKVGRSSGLTTGTITAYALEYNDEKGICFFTDFLVVGENQQTFDLEGDSGSLILLTAQKDEKPRPIGIIWGGTANRGRLKLKVGQPPENWTSGVDLGRLLDLLELDLITTSEGLQGLNTEAVQEQRTALAAIADSMAGESALAEGTLPKGKKKDLFEPLGFNIEQIPREDGTCLGVNLHNEFRIEDVVDTAPANIEEHQFISNFIDTSPMHKKETQDNTSESNSLSALRNGSDEDLCFALQLGDREPKRRRSNSSISIEEPK, from the exons ATGGGGAAGAGCGGATCTTATGAACTAAGGGGGGCGCGACACTCGGGTTCTACACAATCAGAGGAATCGGCTCTAGACATGGAACGGAATTATTGTTATCATCCAAACCTACCATCAGCAAGTCCACCACCACTTCAAGCCTTTGCATCAGCTGGTCAGCACTCTGAAAGCAATGCTGCCTACTTCTCATGGCCCAATTCCAGTCGATTGAATGGAGCTGCTGAAGATCGCGCAAACTATTTCGGGAATCTTCAGAAAGGGGTACTGCCTGAAACACATGATCGCTTACCAACGGGGAAGCAAGCAACCAGTTTGCTCGAGCTGATGACAATAAGGGCATTTCATAGCCAGATCTTGCGACGTTATAGTCTCGGCACCGCAATTGGGTTTCGGATCCGCAAGGGTACGTTGACAGATATACCtgctattcttgtttttgttgccCGGAAAGTTCATAGGCAGTGGCTCAACCACATCCAGTGTTTACCGGCTGCCCTTGAG GGGCCAGGAGGCGTATGGTGTGATGTAGACGTTGTTGAGTTCTCATACTTTGGTGCTCCTGCACAAACCCCCAAAGAACAATTGTACACTGAGCTTGTTGATGGCTTACGAGGAAGCGATCTCTGTATTGGTTCAGGTTCCCAG GTTGCAAGTCAAGAGACATATGGAACATTAGGTGCGATAGTAAGGAGCCGTACAGGCAACCATCAAGTTGGATTCTTGACAAATAGGCATGTAGCGGTTGATCTTGACTACCCAAATCAAAAGATGTTTCATCCATTGCCTCCCAGCCTTGGACCTGGGGTGTATCTGGGAGCAGTGGAGAGGGCTACATCTTTCATTACAGATGATCTTTGGTATGGCACCTTCGCTGGAACAAATCCAG AGACCTTTGTTCGAGCTGATGGGGCCTTCATTCCTTTTGCTGATGATTTAGAAATCTCTAATGTGACAACAATTGTGAAGGGCGTAGGCGAGATTGGGGATGTTAAAATTATAGACTTGCAATCTCCAATCAACAGCCTCATTGGGAAGCAAGTGGTGAAGGTTGGAAGAAGCTCCGGCTTGACTACTGGGACAATAACCGCCTATGCACTTGAGTACAATGACGAGAAGGGGATTTGCTTCTTCACTGATTTtcttgttgtgggtgagaaccaACAAACCTTCGATCTTGAAGGAGATAGTGGTAGTCTCATCCTTTTAACAGCCCAGAAAGATGAGAAGCCAAGGCCCATTGGAATCATATGGGGTGGAACAGCAAATCGTGGGCGGTTGAAGCTGAAAGTTGGCCAACCTCCTGAGAATTGGACAAGTGGAGTTGATCTTGGTCGTCTTCTTGATCTCCTTGAACTCGATCTGATAACAACCAGTGAAGGACTTCAAG GTTTGAATACAGAAGCAGTGCAAGAGCAAAGAACTGCATTAGCAGCAATTGCAGATTCCATGGCTGGAGAGTCTGCTCTTGCAGAAGGAACATTACCTAAGGGTAAAAAGAAAGATTTATTTGAGCCTTTGGGTTTCAATATTGAACAAATTCCCAGGGAAGATGGAACCTGTTTAGGGGTGAATTTGCATAATGAGTTCCGTATAGAAGATGTGGTCGACACTGCGCCAGCAAATATAGAAGAACACCAGTTCATTTCCAACTTCATTGATACGTCCCCTATGCACAAAAAAGAGACTCAAGACAACACCTCCGAATCGAATAGTCTGTCAGCACTGAGGAACGGCTCCGACGAAGACCTCTGTTTTGCATTGCAGTTGGGGGATCGTGAACCCAAGAGAAGGCGTTCAAATTCTTCAATCAGTATTGAAGAACCGAAATAA
- the LOC113280539 gene encoding two-component response regulator ARR14-like isoform X1, which yields MEFMNDKFPEGLRVLAVDDSSLCLKLLEALLKKCRYEVTATLSANAALGLLRKNKKNFDIVITDVQMDEMNGFELLKTIGLEMDIPVIMMSTSGDYETVMKGIEHGACDYLVKPPSLKEIQNIWQHVVRLKKNKSTLSDPDTEKKGTERNLKRRNNNQTKSNEDEDSSHSSDELLPNQKKTRISWADPELHAKFVEAFYKLGDKAVPSKILAEMNVQGLTREKVASHLQKYRKIMEKQSKKPNSITTFNGMSGRLRNSTFPSLLNLQFQNGRNYLSSSQSYHRGTNQLSHYGVTPNPSNRSFVNPHPHFLPSTQPYTSQYSSTLGTINQNPQKIQVSDSTMHNLHNQTYASGLNAQTFSSSSKLFDPHMVSSSKFPDYNANIHSGTSNFQFGEASNVLANNNLFDDLTYYSMLDHASSSNLNTVFQSDYTFNMTHSTLSGYDDGMRNMVAPTIPSTNVMESQSVDQIPSLENPLAFLETDSDHLGSYSFADDDLSAAIRPYQQQ from the exons ATGGAGTTTATGAATGACAAGTTCCCTGAAGGGCTACGTGTTTTGGCGGTTGATGATAGCTCCCTTTGCTTAAAACTTCTTGAGGCTTTACTCAAAAAATGTCGTTATGAAG TAACTGCAACGCTATCTGCAAATGCTGCTCTTGGTTTATTAAGAAAGAACAAGAAAAACTTCGATATCGTTATAACAGATGTACAAATGGATGAAATGAACGGTTTTGAGCTATTGAAAACTATCGGTCTTGAAATGGACATACCAGTGATTA TGATGTCTACGAGTGGCGACTACGAAACGGTGATGAAAGGTATAGAGCATGGTGCATGTGATTATCTAGTGAAGCCACCGTCACTGAAAGAGATTCAAAATATATGGCAACATGTGGTTAGacttaagaaaaataaatctacttTGAGTGATCCCGATACTGAAAAAAAAGGAACCGAAAGAAATTTAAAGAGGAGAAACAATAATCAAACAAAaagtaatgaggatgaagatAGCAGCCATTCTTCCGATGAACTATTACCGAATCAGAAGAAAACAAGAATTTCTTGGGCAGACCCCGAGTTACATGCAAAGTTTGTTGAAGCGTTTTATAAGTTAGGAGATA AAGCTGTTCCGTCAAAAATTCTCGCAGAAATGAATGTCCAAGGACTCACTCGTGAGAAAGTTGCTAGTCATCTTCAG AAATATAGGAAGATAATGGAGAAACAGAGCAAAAAACCCAATAGCATCACCACATTCAATGGAATGAGTGGACGTCTACGGAATTCTACCTTTCCATCTCTTCTTAATCTCCAATTTCAAAATGGAAGGAATTACCTCTCTAGTTCTCAATCATATCATCGGGGAACAAATCAATTAAGTCATTATGGTGTCACTCCTAATCCCTCGAACCGTTCGTTTGTAAATCCACATCCACACTTTCTTCCTTCCACCCAACCATATACTTCCCAGTATTCCTCCACTCTTGGCACAATAAATCAAAACCCTCAAAAGATACAAGTTTCCGACTCAACAATGCACAATTTACATAACCAAACATATGCGAGTGGATTAAATGCTCAAACCTTTTCTTCAAGTTCTAAATTATTTGATCCTCATATGGTGAGTTCATCCAAGTTTCCAGATTACAATGCAAATATACATTCGGGAACAAGTAATTTTCAGTTTGGGGAAGCATCGAATGTGCTAGCTAATAACAACCTTTTTGATGATCTCACCTATTATTCCATGCTCGACCATGCAAGCTCTAGTAATTTGAACACAGTTTTTCAGAGTGATTATACATTTAACATGACTCACTCTACTCTTTCAG GCTATGATGATGGAATGAGGAATATGGTTGCTCCGACCATACCAAGTACCAATGTGATGGAATCTCAAAGTGTTGACCAGATACCTTCGCTGGAAAATCCTCTAGCCTTTCTTGAGACAGATAGTGATCACCTTGGTAGTTATAGCTTCGCAGATGATGATCTTAGTGCAGCAATTAGACCG TATCAACAGCAATAA